ccccgcggcggggccgctaCAGGGCGCACTACGGTaccgcgcggcggccgccgctgctACTCGGCGCATTACGGCATTAGGGAGGGGCCCCGGGAggcgccgcccgggcccggagccgccgccgccgccgctcaccgtGGAGGCAGACGCGGTCGGCGCAGCGGTCGGCGCGGCGCTCGCAGTTGAAGCCGCGGAAAccgggcgggcagcggcagcTGTAaccggcgccgggcggcggtgccggggcgcAGGCGCCGCCGTTAAAGCAGggccccagggcgcagggcgaCAGCTGCGCTTCCGCTTCCGGCGCCGTCGCCGCCACTTCCGGCAGCGCCGAGGCGATTTCCGGCGGCTCTCGGCCGACATCCGGCGGCTTCGCTGAGGTCACTTCCGGCGGCGCTGCCGAACCCACTTCCGGCGGCGGCGCTGTTCCGGGGctctcggccgccgccgccgccgccgccgcctcccggcagcgcggcccgggggagccccgcggccccgcgccgctgccgctgccctgCGCGGGCGGTGCCGTCACCGGGGCCCGCCGGGCGGGACCGACCCGGGCGGGGAAACGGCCCCGGCGGGGGGGAGGCCGGGCGGTCCCGGGGGTCCCAGGGGTGCTCgaggggggggggtcccgcAGGGGTCAGGGGTCTCTAGGGGTCTCGGGGACGTGGGGGATGCCCTTGGGGGGGgcctgggggtcccaggggtgCTCGAGGAGGGGTCCCGCAGGGGTCAGGGGGTCCCTAGGGGGTTCCCAGGGATCTCGGGGACGTGGGGGATGCCcttggggggtcctgggggtcccaggggtgCTCGGGGGGGGTCCCGCAGGGGTTAGGGGGTCCCTAGGGGGTTCCCAGGGGTCTCGGGGAGGTGGGGGGTGCCCttgggggggtcccgggggtccCAGGGGTGCTCGGGGGGGGTCCCACAGGGGTTAGGGGATCCCTAGGGGGTTCCCAGGGGTCTCGGGGAGGTGGGGGATGCCCTTGGGGGGGGTCTCAGGGGAGTCTGGGAGTCCCGGGGTGCccgggggggtcccaggggtgcTCGGGGGGGCACAGGGGTTAAGGGGTCCCTGGGGTGCCCTAGGGAGTTTCTGGGGGTCTCAGCGGGGTCTGGGGGCCCCAGAGGTGCTCGAGAGGATCCCAAGGGTGCCCGGGAGGGGGGTCCAACAGGGGTCAGGGGTCCTTGGGGTGCCCTAGGGAAGTTCTCGGGGGAGGGGCAGGGTCCCAGAGGTGCTTGGGGGGATCCTGCAAGGAGCAGGGGGTCCCCGGGGTGCCCTGAgaggggggtggggagggggcacTCACGCTGTGGGTGGCCCCGTGGCGGCAGGGGTGACCGTCGGCCCCGGGCGGGGGGCCCTGCCGGGGCTCCCTGCACCCACCTGCCGGAGAGTCCCGTCAGTGCCGAGGGCGGGGGGCACCCGGGGGGGCCGGGGACGCTCAGGGGACAGGGCGGGGGGGGTACCCAGGGGTGCAGCGATGGGGGGGGACAGGACAGGGGAAATGCAAGGAGGCTGGGGGCACCCCGAGGTGCTGGGGACAGGACAGGGGACACCCGGGGGTGCCGGGGACATGGGGATAGGCCTGGGGGCACCCAGGGGTGCTGGGCATGGTGGGGACATGACAGGGGAAACGCGGGGGTGCTGGGGACAGGCCGGGGGGCACCCCGAGGTGCTGGGGACATGACAGGGGACACCCGGGGGTgctggggacatggggacaggCCAGGGGGCACCCAGGGGTGCTGAGCACGGTGGGGACATGATAGGGGACACACGAGGGTgctggggacatggggacaggCCGGGGGGCACCCCGAGGTGCTGGGGACAGGACAGGGGAGACCCGGGGGTGCcggggacatggggacaggCCAGGGGGCACCCAGGGGTGCTGAGCATGGTGGGGACATGACAGGGGACACCCAAGGGTGCTGGGGACACCCCAAGGGTGCcggggacatggggacaggCCAGGGGACAcccgttggggggggggggggcttgcCGGTACTCACGGTGGGCGCAGCCGGGGGTGTCCGGGGTGCTGGTGCGCGGGGGGTCGCAGCGGGGGGGCCCCGGGgtgctgcgggcggcggcgggcggggggggccgggcgcggaggCGCAGGCCCAGGCgcagccgcccccccccggccccccggcgccagcggggccccggcgccagGCGCTGCCGCCAGCGCGCCCGGCCCAGCAGCTGCCGCCGGCCTGCGCCCGCCCGCGTCAGCGCCCGCCCGGTGCCCCCGCGGCACCCGCCCGGTGCCCCCGCACCCCGCGACACCCGCCCCGTACCCCCACAACACCCACCCGGTGCCCCCGCACCCTGCAACACCCGCCCAGTGCCCCTGTGACACTCACCCGGTGCCCCCACACCCCGCGACACCCACCTGGTACACCCACACCCCAAAACACCCACCCGGTGCCCCCGCACCCCGCGACGCCCGCCCCGTGCCCCCACAACACCCACCCGGTGCCCCCGCACCCTGCAACACCCACCTGGTACACCCACACCCCAAAACACCCACCCAGTGCCCCCGCACCCTGCAACACCCGCCCAGTGCCCCTGTGACACCCGCCCGGTGCCCCCGCACCCCGCGACACCCACCCGGTGGCCCTGCGACACCTGCCTGGTACCCCCACAGCCCGCGACACCCACCCGGTGCCCCTGCACCCTGCGACACCTGCCCGATACCCCCGCAACACCTGCCCGGTACCTGCGCACCCCGCCCAATACCCCTTCAACACCCGCCTGATACCCCCACACCCCACAACACCTGCCCAGTACCCCTATGACACCCACCTGATACCCCCGCACCCCATAACACCTGCCCGATACTCCCGTGACACCCGCCTGATACCCCCGCACCCTGCGACACCTGCCCGATACTCCCGTGACACCCGCCTGATACCCCCGCACCCCGCGACACCCGCCCGATACCCCTGCGACACCCGCCCAGTACCCAACACCCGCCTGATACCCCCGGCACCCACTCGATGTCCAGCGACACCCTAGCACCCAACAACACCCACCTGATACTCTGGCACCCACCCGATAGCCAGTGACACCCCAACACCCACCTGATACCCCGCAACACCCTGAGACCCAACAACACCCGCCCGATACCCCTGCACCGCGTGACGCCCACCCAAAACCCCCGCAACACCCATCTGATACTCCAGCACCCACCCGCTAGCCAGTGACACCCCAACAACACCCACCTGACACCCAGCGGCACCAACCCAAGCACCCACCCAGCACCCGGGTGCTCCCCAACACCCtccggacccccccccccgacacccccccagcaccctcaCGCCCCTCCAGCCCCCAACACCCAGTgccccccctcacccccccctCACCCGTGGGGCCTTCGGCCTCCTCCAGCCGCCAGGTCTCGATGAGGAGGGAGACGGTGcctgcgggggcgggggggggcgtgggtgggggctcccagcccggcggggggggcaggggaggggcTCCCAGcccgggggggggtgggggggggggctggagggggctcccagcccggggggggggggttcctTGGCCATGGGGGGAGAGTCTTGGGGctggtttgggggggggggcttgggggggggcCAATCCTGGAGGCGTGCTGGGTGCAGGGGGGTCCCATCCTGGGGGATGCTGGgtgcagcggggggggggggccatcCTGGTGGGGTGCTGAGTGCAATGGTGGGGGTCCCATTCTGGAGGGGGGGGGACATcctgggggtgctgggtgcaAGGGGGGAGGTCCCATCCTGGAGGGGTGCtgggcacggggggggggatCCCATCCAGAGGAGGTGCTGAGTGCAGGGGTTCCCATTCCCGGGTgggtgctgggtgcagggggggGGAGTCCCATCCTGGTGGGGTGCTGAGTGCGAAGGGGGGGGTATCCcatcctgggggggggggtcccatcCTGCGGAGGGGGTGCTGAGTGCAAaggggggggagtggggggggggagtctcTCACCGGCCAGGGGAAGGCGAAGGGCAGGCGGAGGGtgcggggggcgccgggggccggggggggcccgggggggctgcgggcggcgcccaggctgcagggccccccccccccgggccccggcgggcgcAGGCAGAGGCGGAAGGCGAGGCGGCAGGAgggggggccgccgccgcacggccccccgccccgcgcccccagCACCCGCAGCTCCAGCACCCCGGCCGGCTGCGCCTGGGTGCGGCGGGCGGCACGGCTGGCCGGGtgccccccaggaccccccccccccccgccaccgccaCCCTTGGGAccccccccaaacacccccccacacacacacacactcctaaTGTGCCTGGGGTCCCACCcacccccagggacccccccaaACTACCCAGAGACCCTCCAACCCCCCCCCGTCAGGAGCCCCCAACCCCTCCAACAGCCCcaggatccccccccccccccaaaaaaaaccacccacCCCCAGGGAGCACCCAACTCCCCCCTGGGGACCCAAACAGCTCCCCAGTATCGCCCAGGTCCACTTAGGACCCCCCCCCAGGGTCCCTGTGGACCCCCCCAGACCCCGTAGATCCCCCCCAATATCCCCTGGGGATCCACCAGAGCCCCCTAaggcccccccccctccctaGGGCCCCCTAAGGCCCCcacggacccccccccccaagagcCCCCCAATATCCCCCAGGGCCCACAACGATCCCTCAGGACCCCCCCAAGGTCCCCCGTGGGCCCCCCAAGAGCCCCCCAATATCCCCCAGGGTCCACTAAGGACCCCCCCCAGGCCCCTAGGGACCCCCCCCACCCAAgagccccccccctccccaaagaCCCCCACAGtacccctgggaccccccccccccaccgccagACTCACCGGGCAGGCGCCGAGCAGGGCGAGGAGCCCCCCGAGGAGCCGCAGAGCCAtggccccggggtggggggtgggtcgggggtcccgggggggaGGCGAGTGcgtgcgtgggggggggggtcccaggggacGGAGGGGTCCGGCTCCGTCCCCGCGCTCGCCCGTGTCTGAAcaaccccccccaccaccaccaccagcccccTTTATAgggggcccggccccgccccccaccccaccccccccacacacttggctccacccctccccccaaacaaccccccccccaacccccaatTTGgttgggggaagggagggaaggacgagccggacgcctgggcccctcgcggcggcggcggcggcgggagaaGAAACGGGGCAGAGGCGGCTCCGCACGACCCTttattgcccccccccccccccccccccccgggaaaAATAGATATATCTGTggtttttatacatatatataatgtacAGAAGAAGAGGGCGAAGGCGGCGGCCGTCACTGCTGCTTGGAGCGGGGCCAGAGGCGCCCGGCGAGGGAGCCGAGGAAGAGCTGCGGGCGCTGCCTGCCCTGCGCGAGCTCGGCGagccgctgctgctcctcctggcGCGCCGCGGGGCGAGAGGAGCCGGCGTCACCGCGGACCGCGGCGGGGGGACGCGGCACGGGGGCGGCCACGGCACGGGGACGGCGGCACGGGgacggcggcgcggcggcggcggggggggggggggacgacatGGGGACGCCGTTGCCGGCGGTGACACCGGGATATCGTCAACAGCGGCGGGGACACCGGGACGCCGTTAACGGCGGTGGGGAcgcggggacacggggacactGTCAGTGGCGGTGGGGACACCGGGACGCCGTTAACGGcggtggggacacggggacgcCGGGATGGCGTTAACGGcggtggggacacggggacacggggacactGTCAGTGGCGGTGGGGACACCGGGACGCCGTTAACGGcggtggggacacggggacgcCGGAAGGCGTTAACGGcggtggggacacggggacacggggacactGTCAGTGGCAGTGGGGACACCGGGACGCCGTTAACGGcggtggggacacggggacgcCGGGATGGCATTAACGGcggtggggacacggggacacagGGACACTGTCAGTGGCGGTGGGGACACCGGGACGCCGTTAACGGcggtggggacacggggacgcCGGGATGGCGTTAACGGcggtggggacacggggacactGTCAGTGGCGGTGGGGACACCGGGACACCGTTAACAGCAACGGGGACAGCAGGATATCGTTAACAGtggtggggacatggggacgcTGGGATGGCGTTAatggtggtggggaggggacACCGGGACACTGTCAGTGGCAGTGGGGACACCGGGACACCGTTAACGGTGATGGGGACACCGGGATATCGTTAACACCGGTGGGGACACAGGGACGCCAGGACACTGTCAGTGGCGGTGGGGACACTGGGACACTGTTAACAGCCATGGGGACACCGGGACACTGTTAACGGCGGTGGTGGCAGAGGGGACACCGGGACACCGTGAACAGCAGGGGTGGGGTGATGCCAGGATGTCATTAACGGCGGTGGGGACGCCGGGAGGCCGTTAACGGTGGCAGGGACGCCGTTAACAGCAGTAGGGACGTTGTTAACGGTGGCGGGGACACCGGGACGCCGTTAACGGCGGTGGGGTGACACCGGGACGCCGTTAACGGCGGTGGCAGCCGTGGGGACACCGGGACGCTTGCGTTAACCGCAAAACACCGTTAACGGCGGTGGGGTGACACCGGGACGCCATTAACGGCCGTGGGGTGACACCGGGATGCCGTTAATGGCGGTGGAGTGACACCGGGACGCCGTTAACGGCCGTGGGGTGACACTGCAACACCGTTAACGGCGGTGAGGTGACACTGGGACGCCGTTAACAGCGGTGGGGTGAGACCGGGACGCCGTTAACGGCCGTGGGGTGACACTGCAACACCGTTAACGGCGGTGAGGTGACACCGGGATGCCGTTAACGGTGGTGGGGTGACACCGGGACGCCGTTAACGGCGGTGGGGTGAGACTGGGACGCCGTTAACGGCCGTGGGGTGACACTGCAACACCGTTAACGGCCGTGGGGTGACACCGGGACGCCGTTAACGGCGGTGGGGTGACACCGGGACGCCGTTAACGGCCGTGGGGTGACACTGCAACACCGTTAACGGCCGTGGGGTGACACCGGGACGCCGTTAACGGCGGTGGGGTGAGACCGGGACGCCGTTaacggcggcggcggtggccgggggggccgggacaggcgcggggggccgccggcggctccctcCCCACCTGCTCCAGCTGCGACTGGCGCCGCTTGAAGGCGGCCAGCGGGTCGTCCTCCAGCGAGTAGTTCTCCAGCACCGTGCGCACGTCCTCGACGCCGCTCAGGGCGATGGCTGCGGGCAGGGCCGTGAGCGCGGGGCCGTCACCCGCCGCGGccgcgtgtccccccccccccccgcccgccgcctcgcctTACTCTTGAGGAAGGCGGCGAGGTCGTAGAGGGTCCGGTCCTCGGAGTTGCCGTCCCAGCGGGCCAGCGCCAGCCCGTTGaagggctgcaggcagaaggcctccTTGCGGCaatccaccaccaccaccttggCGGGGTCTCTGTTGAGGCAGGAGATGTCCTGGAGAGGGACGGAGGAGGGCGGCAGGTTGGCACGGAGCCGGAGCGCCCGGTGCCGGCGTCCCcctgtccgtccgtccgtcccccGTCCGTCACCTTCACGTGGTGCCCGTCCATGTAGCGGGTGGCGTCGCGGAAGAGGCGGTAGGAGACGAAGCCGTGGGGGTCGACGCTGTCGATGAGGGGGAAGGCGGTCTAGGACGGAGCAGGGGGGGGGGCGAGAAGGTGACGGTGGCGGTGTTGGGGGGGGTCGTGGCGTCCccgcgccgccaccgccgcgtCCCCCTCACCATGCCGGTCTCGGAGGTGAAGACGACGATCTCGTAGAGCGGTgccagctgctggaagaggcTCTCGATGCCCGGGCGCTTCTTGAAGCGCCAACCGGTGACGAGCTGGGGACGAGGAGCGAGTAAGGACtggggggtggcgggggggtggcgggggggggggccaccCGGACGCCGTCCCCACCTCCGCGGGGGGACTCACCGACCACTCGGGGTGCAGCAGGACGTCGGTGAGCTCGATGACGAGGGTGTAGGGCGGCTGGTAGTAGGGCTCGCGCAGCGGGTCGGGCAGCAGCTTGGGGCTGGTGGGCTCGATGATCAtctgtggggcgggggggggtgcgggggggggggacacacacacacacacacacacggtgCCCCACGGTGGGGACAAACCCGTCGCGGCAAGGACGGGGCCCCTCATTGCGGGGACAAACCCTCctcatggtgggggggggacagaGAAGCCCCCGCGGTGGCACGAAGCTCCAGGCTGGGGAcaagcccccccccctccccgcggtgGGGACAAAACTGTCACCGTGGGGGGGACAAAACCGTCACCGTGGGGGGGGGACGAGCCCCCGTGGCGGGGGgacgccccccccccaccccgtccccTACCTGCCGGTAGTCCTTGAAGTACTTGTAGGTCCTCCGGAGCTGCTGGATCACCACGGGGTCTGCGAAGCGCCGGTGAGGACGGCCCCGacgtgacccccccccccaaccaaaatccgccccccccccgacccccacCCGAGGGGCACCGGGGCGGCCCCGcacccccctccctccccgacCCCCACCCGAGGGGCACCGGGGCGGCCCCGcacccccctccctccccgccgctTCCCCTGCTCCCTTTTGCATCACAAAAgatgccttttttcctcccccccccccccccaaaaaaaaagtctccgGTTTCCGGCCGGTTCCCTCCCTccgtgaccccccccccccccaaaaaaaaaaaaaaccgcCGCCGGGACTCACCGCCGTCAAACTCATCCGGGATCTGCGGAGAGGgaggaaacagcaggaaaagggggaggaggggggggatGAAATAAAACGAGGGGCAAAtggggcagccccccccccttcccttcccttcccttcccccaccccccccccccccaccagcaATTTGGCGCCCTCGTTTCCGCCGGAGCTCGTTTGatgtgcggggggggggggggggtcattAGCACCTCGCGGCGGGGAGCCGCACATCAAAACCCCCCGCGACACCTCCCCGAACGATGGggcctttttatttatttatttatttatttttttttccggCCGgaactggggggagggggagctaCCGCCCTAATTAACCCCACCCCAATTAACcaccctgcccccccccccggcttcGTTAAGGAGGCTTCACCTTGGCGCCGTGCTCGTCCAGCGCGTTGTTGCCTGCGGGGAGGGAGAACGGGGCGGTgagcggagccggggccgctCGGCGGAGGGGGGACTCAGCGGAGGGGCCACTCGGCGGAGGGGGCGCTCAGCGGAGCGGGCGCTCACCGAAGACGTAGAGGACGGtggcgccggcgccggcgcccagCAGCCCCGCCAGGCGCAGCAGCACCCGCCGGGCGTAGGCCGTCTGCTCCCGCTTCCGCTCCTGCCCCTCGTccgggcccggggcgcccgccgctgcctgccgggcacgggggggggggggggggggacacgtcAGGGGACACCCCGGGGTGGCCAAGGGGCCCCAGGGACGTCAGGGGACACCCCGGGAGCCCCAGGGATGGTCAGGGGGCCGTGGGGACGTCAGGGGACACCCCGGGAGCCCCAGGGATGGTCAGGGGGCCGTGGGGACGTCAGGGGACATGCCGGGGGCCCCGGGACGGCCAAGGGGCTGTGGGGACATCAGGGGACACCCTGGGACGGCCAAGGGGCTGTGGGGACATCAGGGGACACCCTGGGACGGCCAAGGGGCTGTGGGGACGTCAGGGGACACCCCGGGGACCCCAGGGATGGCCAAGGGGCTGTGGGGACATCAAGGGACACCCCGGGATGGCCAAGGGGCTGTGGGGACATCAGGGGACACCCTGGGACGGCCAAGGGGCTGTGGGGACGTCAGGGGACACCCCGGGGACCCCAGGGATGGCCAAGGGGCTGTGGGGACATCAAGGGACACCCCGAAAGCCCTAGGGACATCCAAGAGGCCATGTGGTAGCCCCAGGCACGGCCAGAGAGTGTTGGGGACATTAGGGGACACCCAGAGATGACCAAGGGGCTGTGGGGACATCAGGGGACACCCAGGGACAcccagggagccctggggacGGCCTGAGAGGCT
This Rhea pennata isolate bPtePen1 unplaced genomic scaffold, bPtePen1.pri scaffold_199, whole genome shotgun sequence DNA region includes the following protein-coding sequences:
- the TIMM50 gene encoding mitochondrial import inner membrane translocase subunit TIM50; this encodes GPLATPGCPLTCPPPPPPRARQAAAGAPGPDEGQERKREQTAYARRVLLRLAGLLGAGAGATVLYVFGNNALDEHGAKIPDEFDGDPVVIQQLRRTYKYFKDYRQMIIEPTSPKLLPDPLREPYYQPPYTLVIELTDVLLHPEWSLVTGWRFKKRPGIESLFQQLAPLYEIVVFTSETGMTAFPLIDSVDPHGFVSYRLFRDATRYMDGHHVKDISCLNRDPAKVVVVDCRKEAFCLQPFNGLALARWDGNSEDRTLYDLAAFLKTIALSGVEDVRTVLENYSLEDDPLAAFKRRQSQLEQEEQQRLAELAQGRQRPQLFLGSLAGRLWPRSKQQ